The genomic region GAAATCCACCTAGAGCCTATCGGACTTTATTCTACAAAGCATAAAAGCATAGATTCTTTGTCAGATGGTGCTAGGATTGCGATTCCAAATGATGTGACAAATGGCGGACGCGCGCTTATTTTGCTACATAATCAAGGGCTTATCACGCTCAAAGATGCAACCAATCTCGGTAGCACAGAATCTGATATTGTGCAAAATTCTAAGGACTTAAAAATTATTCCAATTGAAGGTGCGCTTTTGCCTCGTGTAGTTGATGAATATGATGGTGCGGTGATAAATGGAAATTATGCACTGCAAGCGGGTTTCAAATCAAAAGACGCAATTTTGCTTGAAGATAAAAAGTCGCCTTATGTAAATGTCCTAGTCGTGCGCGAGGAGAGTGTGAATGATGAAAATATCGCAAAGCTTAAAAAAGCACTGCAAAGCGAGAAAGTAAAAGAATTTATTATTGACACCTATGATGGCGAAGTAGTCCCGGCGTTTTAAGGTTAGGATTACAGAATCTTAAGAATCTCATCAACCAAAAAATCTCAAATATGCGCGCGAGCAAAGCGAAGCAGAATTTACTTCCGCGAAGGTGATGTATTTAAAGGGATAGAATCTCACTACACCCCTAATATCGCTAAGTAGCGCGCAAGCTAGCATTAAAAGCCTTTGGCTATAATTGCGCTTTTTACAAAGCCACAAAAAAAGGAGGGTGTATGCTTGTCGCGCCGAGTTTGCTATCTGCGGATTTTTTGAATCTAGCCCAAGAGGTGGAGAAAATCTGCGCCACAGAATGCGATTATTTGCATATTGATGTAATGGACGGGCATTTTGTGCCAAATCTAACCATCGGTCCCTTAGTCGTTGAAAAAATTGCAAAAATTGCCACAAAGCCCCTAGATATTCATCTAATGACAAAAAATACCGAGTTTTTCGTCTCGCTTTTTGCGCCATTAAAGCCGGCATTTTTAAGCGTGCATATTGAGGAAGTGGTGCATTTAGATAGGCTTGTAAAT from Helicobacter himalayensis harbors:
- a CDS encoding MetQ/NlpA family ABC transporter substrate-binding protein, whose amino-acid sequence is MKILKNLGLIALGAILAVGFSACGEEKEKAQTESKNTKKNEVVVGATPIPHGQILEFIKEDLQKEGVNLKIVEFTDYVTPNISLHDKSLDANFMQHKPYLDSINKDRGYRLVSIAEIHLEPIGLYSTKHKSIDSLSDGARIAIPNDVTNGGRALILLHNQGLITLKDATNLGSTESDIVQNSKDLKIIPIEGALLPRVVDEYDGAVINGNYALQAGFKSKDAILLEDKKSPYVNVLVVREESVNDENIAKLKKALQSEKVKEFIIDTYDGEVVPAF